One genomic region from Streptomyces sp. NBC_01232 encodes:
- the ku gene encoding non-homologous end joining protein Ku, whose protein sequence is MRPIWSGAISFGLVTIPIKVVPATESHDISFRQVHTADGGRIRYRKVCELDGQQLGQEDIVRGYETATGTLVPVTDQDLDNLPLPTAKAIEIVSFVPAASIDPIQIGASYYLAATEAVAAKPYELLRQALERSSKVAVAKFAMRDRERLGLLRVKDDVIMLHSLRWPEEIRSASQVDVPDVAVTDDEVDAAVRLAETLSGGNIGELRDEYRDALEEVIAAKASGTRLAPAEEKAPASAEVVDLMAMLEGGEESGVGTRKPHPHTTRKERERKK, encoded by the coding sequence ATGCGTCCGATATGGTCCGGGGCGATCAGTTTCGGGCTGGTCACCATTCCGATCAAGGTGGTGCCTGCCACGGAGTCGCACGACATCTCGTTCCGGCAGGTCCACACGGCCGATGGGGGCCGGATCCGCTACCGCAAGGTGTGTGAGCTCGACGGGCAGCAGCTGGGCCAGGAAGACATCGTCCGCGGCTACGAGACCGCGACGGGCACCCTCGTCCCCGTCACCGACCAGGATCTCGACAACCTGCCGCTGCCCACCGCGAAGGCGATCGAGATCGTCTCCTTCGTTCCGGCTGCGAGTATCGACCCGATCCAGATCGGCGCCTCCTACTACCTGGCCGCGACCGAGGCCGTCGCCGCGAAGCCGTACGAACTGCTGCGCCAAGCCCTGGAGAGGTCGTCGAAGGTGGCCGTCGCGAAGTTCGCGATGCGCGACCGCGAGCGACTCGGCCTCCTCCGGGTCAAGGACGACGTGATCATGTTGCACTCGCTCCGCTGGCCCGAGGAGATCCGCTCCGCCTCCCAGGTGGACGTCCCCGACGTGGCCGTCACCGACGACGAGGTCGACGCGGCCGTCCGGCTCGCCGAGACCCTATCCGGCGGCAACATCGGGGAGCTGCGCGACGAGTACCGGGACGCGCTGGAGGAAGTCATCGCCGCGAAGGCCTCCGGGACCCGGCTGGCGCCCGCCGAGGAGAAGGCGCCCGCCTCGGCGGAGGTCGTCGACCTCATGGCCATGCTGGAGGGGGGGGAGGAGTCAGGCGTCGGGACGCGAAAGCCCCACCCCCACACCACACGCAAAGAAAGAGAAAGAAAAAAG
- a CDS encoding DUF6233 domain-containing protein, whose protein sequence is MSELPPDPPRLRTIVTYLRNELRRAEHALVAAEEREAVLALRSTPPEPPAWVVEQGIGAGRPPVSVHAGDCWDRGKRWRPLSAEEARRALSGGVPACIHCRPDTALGVID, encoded by the coding sequence ATGTCCGAGCTTCCGCCTGATCCACCGCGCCTGCGGACGATCGTGACCTACCTCCGCAACGAGCTGCGCCGGGCTGAGCATGCACTGGTGGCCGCGGAGGAGCGGGAAGCCGTTCTCGCGCTCCGCAGCACCCCGCCGGAGCCGCCGGCGTGGGTGGTCGAGCAGGGCATCGGAGCCGGACGGCCGCCAGTCAGTGTCCACGCCGGGGACTGCTGGGATCGCGGCAAGCGCTGGCGCCCCCTGAGCGCCGAGGAGGCCCGCCGGGCGCTGTCCGGGGGCGTTCCGGCCTGCATCCACTGCCGCCCCGACACCGCTCTCGGCGTCATCGACTGA
- a CDS encoding DUF6233 domain-containing protein gives MPLWSVTADQYVEPVEYTVWVPAGGDEYLRPVDGQDYGAVPTEVHPPSHPYLTPPPPGVEQRWAWTIERPGGRGGAVLHEHGCVHAPADGPELSLDDAVTAYARPGTRACGECAAAEVLDRL, from the coding sequence ATGCCGCTCTGGTCCGTCACTGCCGACCAGTACGTCGAGCCCGTCGAGTACACGGTCTGGGTCCCCGCCGGCGGGGACGAGTACCTGCGGCCCGTCGACGGCCAGGACTACGGCGCCGTGCCCACCGAGGTGCATCCGCCGTCCCACCCCTACCTCACGCCGCCCCCACCCGGGGTCGAGCAGCGGTGGGCATGGACGATCGAGCGCCCGGGCGGGAGGGGCGGCGCGGTGCTGCACGAGCACGGATGCGTCCACGCACCCGCCGACGGCCCAGAGCTCTCCCTCGACGATGCGGTCACCGCCTACGCGCGACCCGGTACACGCGCCTGCGGGGAGTGCGCCGCCGCCGAGGTCCTCGACCGCCTGTAG